The following proteins are co-located in the Callospermophilus lateralis isolate mCalLat2 chromosome 8, mCalLat2.hap1, whole genome shotgun sequence genome:
- the Asic5 gene encoding bile acid-sensitive ion channel: MEQMEKSKGYAEKGLLGKIKLYLSKKPLPSATDRKKFDHDFAISTSFHGVHNIVRNRSRIRKVIWLVVVLGSVSLVVWQIYSRLINYFTWPTTTSIEVQYVEKIEFPSVTFCNLNRFQTAAVAKFGIIVFLWHTVSKVLHHQEIGANSTGFKEAIDFIESHQNFSVTDFIKNNGFYLNNSTLLACEFFGIPCGPKDFKHVFTEYGNCFTFNHGENIQGWKKVSVSGRGLSLIFDVNQEEFTDSPGLGFADAGIVFVIHSPKKEPQFVGLGLYSPVGMHTRVTIRQLKTVHQEYPWGECKPNIKLQNFHHYSTYGCLKECKAQLIEKRCGCLPFLLPGNGIECDLQKYYNCVSPMLDYIEFKGLCTMGTHNSSCPVSCEETEYPATISYSSFPSQKALKYLSKKLNQSQDYIRENLVNIEINYSDLNYKITQQQKAVSVSELLADVGGQLGLFCGASMITIIEIIEYLFTNFYWICIFFLLKIPEMTQRPPPSQNHLGNKNQIQEC; encoded by the exons GACTCTTAGGAAAGATAAAGCTTTACCTTTCAAAGAAACCACTGCCATCTGCCACTGACCGAAAGAAGTTTGACCATGACTTTGCCATCTCCACTTCGTTTCACGGGGTGCATAATATTGTTCGGAACCGAAGCAGAATTCGCAAGGTGATCtggttggtggtggtgctgggctcCGTCTCACTAGTGGTGTGGCAGATCTACAGTCGCTTGATCAACTATTTCACATGGCCAACCACGACATCTATTGAGGTTCAATATGTGGAAAAAATTGAGTTCCCATCGGTGACATTCTGTAATTTGAACag GTTCCAAACAGCTGCTGTAGCCAAATTTGGAATCATTGTTTTCTTATGGCATACTGTATCCAAAGTCCTCCATCATCAGGAAATCGGTGCCAATTCTACTGGTTTTAAAGAGGCTATTGATTTTATTGAGAGTCACCAAAACTTCAGTGTCACAGATTTTATCAAGAATAATGGTTTTTATCTCAACAATAGCACTTTGCTGGCATGTGAATTTTTTGGAATACCATGTGGCCCAAAG GACTTTAAACATGTCTTCACTGAATATGGAAATTGCTTTACTTTTAATCATGGTGAAAATATCCAAGGATGGAAAAAAGTGAGTGTCTCTGGAAGAGGCTTAAGCTTGATCTTCGATGTCAATCAG GAGGAGTTTACTGACTCCCCAGGCCTGGGTTTTGCTGATGCTGGGATCGTCTTTGTTATTCACTCACCGAAGAAGGAGCCACAGTTTGTTGGCCTAGGGTTGTACTCTCCTGTGGGAATGCACACCCGGGTAACAATCCGCCAGCTGAAG ACAGTCCACCAAGAATACCCTTGGGGAGAATGCAAGCCTAACATCAAGCTCCAGAATTTTCATCACTACAGCACTTATGGTTGTTTGAAAGAATGCAAAGCCCAGCTCATAGAAAAGCGATGCGGATGTTTGCCTTTCCTGCTTCCAG GAAATGGGATAGAATGTGACCTACAAAAATACTACAACTGTGTTTCTCCTATGCTTG ACTACATTGAATTTAAGGGATTATGTACAATGGGAACCCACAATTCTAGTTGCCCTGTTTCTTGTGAAGAAACTGAATACCCCGCTACCATTTCTTATTCATCTTTTCCAAGTCAAAAAGCTTTAAAATATCTTTCCAAGAAGTTGAATCAAAGCCAGGATTATATCAG GGAGAATCTTGTGAACATTGAAATAAACTATAGTGACTTAAACTATAAGATaactcaacaacaaaaagcagTGAGTGTATCTGAGTTACTTG CAGATGTTGGCGGTCAGCTGGGCCTGTTTTGTGGAGCCAGTATGATCACAATTATAGAAATCATTGAATATTTATTTACCAATTTCTATTGGATATGCATTTTCTTTTTGCTGAAGATACCTGAAATGACTCAGAGGCCTCCTCCATCTCAGAATCAtctggggaacaaaaatcagataCAAGAGTGCTAA